Proteins encoded together in one Terriglobales bacterium window:
- a CDS encoding GvpL/GvpF family gas vesicle protein, with protein sequence MPARPKKEAARKEVHSLEPVDAPALGQSNGQPQSQQQEGRYVYGVIEARDNVGFGKIGIGGMGESVYCVQHGDVAAVVSKTPVFIFDPTRENALAHEHVIETVMKSNTIIPMSFGTVFRTDDDIREVLKSIYPSLKDVLKQMANKLEFGLKVTWDRDRIVEELKRENEEIHRFQHELTRKHLQSTYFARMQLGRMIDKALSERAAEVVREIYDGLRTVCVASRDNKVIGDKMIMNAAFLIQKDKETEFDAAVNAVAQKFGDRLNFKYTGPWPPYNFVNIRLKLERGSAN encoded by the coding sequence ATCCCCGCACGGCCGAAGAAGGAAGCAGCGCGGAAGGAAGTACACAGCCTGGAACCGGTCGACGCTCCCGCACTCGGGCAATCTAACGGTCAGCCCCAGTCGCAGCAGCAGGAAGGCCGCTACGTCTATGGCGTGATCGAAGCCCGCGACAACGTCGGCTTCGGCAAGATCGGCATTGGCGGTATGGGCGAGAGCGTCTATTGCGTCCAGCACGGCGACGTGGCGGCGGTCGTGAGCAAGACTCCGGTCTTCATCTTCGATCCCACGCGCGAAAACGCACTCGCCCACGAGCACGTGATCGAGACGGTGATGAAGTCGAACACGATCATCCCCATGAGTTTCGGTACAGTCTTCCGCACCGACGACGATATCCGGGAGGTGCTCAAGAGCATTTATCCGTCACTCAAAGACGTGCTCAAGCAGATGGCCAACAAGCTGGAGTTCGGCCTTAAGGTCACTTGGGACCGCGATCGCATCGTCGAAGAACTGAAGCGCGAGAACGAAGAGATTCACCGCTTCCAACACGAACTCACGCGCAAACACCTGCAGTCCACTTACTTTGCACGCATGCAGCTCGGACGCATGATTGATAAAGCCCTCTCCGAGCGCGCAGCAGAGGTTGTCCGCGAAATTTACGACGGACTAAGAACCGTATGTGTGGCCTCACGCGACAATAAGGTTATCGGCGACAAAATGATCATGAACGCCGCCTTCCTCATCCAGAAAGATAAAGAGACGGAGTTTGACGCTGCAGTGAACGCGGTTGCGCAAAAGTTTGGCGATCGCTTGAACTTCAAATACACCGGCCCATGGCCGCCATATAACTTCGTGAACATACGCTTGAAATTGGAGAGGGGAAGCGCAAACTAA
- a CDS encoding gas vesicle protein GvpG: protein MLILDDLLALPITGFKAILRTLAKVAEEQYTDDASIKERLLHLQVELEEGTITEDEYVKQETEILRELREIQKRKRELAGLPPEEATGFTGKVKEGSGVELTWDPDSDENVGPGR, encoded by the coding sequence ATGCTTATCCTCGACGACCTCCTCGCGCTCCCGATCACCGGCTTCAAGGCCATTCTCCGGACATTAGCCAAAGTCGCTGAGGAACAGTACACCGACGACGCTTCGATCAAGGAACGTCTGCTACACCTTCAGGTGGAGCTCGAGGAAGGCACGATTACCGAAGACGAATACGTCAAGCAGGAAACCGAAATTCTGCGCGAACTGCGCGAAATTCAGAAACGCAAGCGCGAACTGGCAGGACTCCCACCAGAAGAAGCCACCGGCTTCACTGGCAAAGTAAAGGAAGGTTCCGGAGTGGAACTCACCTGGGATCCGGACTCCGATGAAAATGTCGGCCCGGGAAGATAG
- the hemW gene encoding radical SAM family heme chaperone HemW encodes MPLGLYVSVPFCRSKCSFCNFASGVFSRDKMSGYIGRLQQEIAGAEALAESLDAKFERTVDSIYLGGGTPTTLAPDQLASIFQAIRNEFDVQADAEITVECAPGTLSPEILEAMLNGGTNRVSLGTQSFVDEEIKSVGRLHTAQQTLAEITALRAAGINSINVDLIAGLPHQTTQTWRTSLEQLVESGVPHASVYILEIDEDSRLGRELIAGGERYHAHHVPDSDLAADLYLEAIDFLNGAGLPQYEISNFARLGCESRHNLKYWTRQPYLGLGLDAHSMLFASKTSPKFEAVRFANTEDLPAYFADSSKPETTFVDHQGAGEETMFLGLRLNRGIDLNAEPAVAQCFKREIDELRDLGLLEQSGTSLRLTSRGRLLSNEVFERFIAVPAAVAAG; translated from the coding sequence ATGCCTCTCGGCCTCTACGTCTCCGTTCCGTTTTGCCGCTCCAAGTGCAGTTTCTGCAACTTTGCTTCCGGTGTGTTTTCCCGCGACAAGATGAGCGGATACATCGGGCGATTACAGCAGGAAATCGCGGGTGCAGAGGCACTGGCTGAGAGCCTCGATGCCAAATTCGAGCGCACAGTCGATTCGATCTACCTCGGCGGCGGCACTCCCACCACGCTGGCTCCAGATCAACTCGCCAGTATCTTTCAAGCGATTCGAAATGAATTCGACGTACAAGCGGACGCGGAGATCACTGTGGAATGCGCGCCTGGAACCCTAAGTCCCGAGATCCTCGAAGCCATGCTCAACGGAGGCACGAACCGGGTCAGTCTGGGAACGCAGTCGTTCGTCGATGAGGAAATCAAGTCGGTCGGCCGCCTCCACACTGCGCAACAGACCTTAGCCGAGATCACCGCATTGCGCGCAGCCGGCATTAACAGTATCAATGTGGATCTAATAGCTGGACTGCCGCACCAGACTACGCAGACGTGGCGTACCTCTCTCGAACAACTCGTTGAGTCAGGTGTGCCGCATGCCAGCGTGTACATCCTCGAAATCGATGAAGATTCACGTTTAGGACGCGAACTGATTGCAGGCGGCGAGCGCTATCATGCTCATCATGTTCCCGATTCGGATCTAGCTGCCGATCTTTATCTTGAAGCGATCGATTTTCTGAACGGTGCGGGGCTCCCGCAGTACGAGATCTCGAATTTTGCACGGCTAGGCTGCGAGTCCCGTCACAACTTGAAGTACTGGACGCGCCAGCCATATCTCGGCCTCGGCCTCGATGCGCACTCGATGCTCTTCGCGAGCAAGACCTCTCCGAAGTTCGAAGCGGTCCGCTTCGCTAATACAGAGGATCTGCCTGCGTATTTCGCAGATTCGTCCAAACCGGAGACAACTTTCGTTGATCATCAAGGCGCCGGCGAAGAAACGATGTTTCTCGGCCTGCGCCTGAATAGAGGAATCGATCTCAACGCAGAGCCCGCGGTAGCGCAATGTTTCAAACGGGAGATTGATGAGCTCCGCGATCTGGGGCTGCTCGAGCAATCGGGAACTTCGCTGCGACTCACTTCCCGAGGCAGATTGTTGTCGAACGAAGTGTTTGAGCGTTTCATAGCAGTACCGGCGGCGGTAGCCGCTGGGTGA
- a CDS encoding beta-ketoacyl-[acyl-carrier-protein] synthase family protein, with protein MVKRAVITGIGVVSPNGTGKEEFCRAILAGKSGVKRITRFDVSDLPVQIAGEITDFNELAWIDPRERKHVSRAVPLAVAASTEALRDAGIDWDSMSLEKKRDIGVMLGSGGGAQEFSEQQYRHYFQGTVKQASLFSIPSGTMGTLSSEVSMRFGFRGYSHVFTTGCTSSTDALGYALRQIQFGSLPAMLVGGVDTPLAPGIMKGFCLMKIMTPSWNQNPERGSRPFSQDRDGFVVAEGSWMFVLEEYEHARARGARIYAEIAGYGSTCEAFHRVRLAECGEEPARAMQLAMQEAGVSADNVDYVNLHGTSTQLNDRIETRALKLALGDRARSTPMSALKSQIGHPQGACGAAGVAATVIAMHHGEIPPTINLDNPDPECDLDYVPQPGRKAQIEHAVCNCIAFGSKNSALVLRRL; from the coding sequence ATGGTGAAGCGGGCGGTGATCACGGGCATTGGGGTTGTGAGTCCGAACGGGACTGGGAAAGAGGAGTTCTGCAGGGCGATCCTGGCGGGAAAAAGCGGAGTGAAGAGGATCACGCGTTTTGATGTGAGCGATCTTCCTGTGCAGATCGCGGGCGAGATTACGGACTTCAACGAACTGGCCTGGATTGATCCGCGCGAGCGCAAACACGTGTCGCGAGCCGTGCCTCTGGCCGTTGCTGCCTCGACAGAGGCTTTGCGTGACGCGGGAATCGATTGGGATTCGATGTCGCTGGAGAAAAAGCGTGACATTGGCGTGATGCTAGGCAGCGGGGGTGGAGCGCAGGAGTTCAGCGAGCAGCAATACCGCCATTACTTTCAGGGTACGGTGAAGCAGGCGAGCTTGTTCAGCATCCCCAGCGGCACAATGGGGACGCTCTCCAGCGAAGTGAGCATGCGTTTCGGCTTCCGCGGATACAGTCATGTCTTTACCACTGGTTGCACTTCGTCCACGGACGCATTGGGCTACGCGCTGCGTCAGATCCAATTTGGATCGCTGCCGGCGATGCTAGTCGGCGGGGTGGATACCCCACTTGCTCCGGGAATCATGAAGGGCTTTTGCCTGATGAAGATTATGACGCCGTCGTGGAACCAGAATCCTGAGCGCGGATCGCGTCCGTTCTCTCAAGATCGCGACGGATTTGTTGTGGCTGAGGGCTCGTGGATGTTTGTGCTCGAGGAGTACGAGCATGCGCGCGCACGAGGGGCCCGCATCTACGCCGAAATCGCCGGATACGGTTCCACCTGCGAAGCCTTTCATCGCGTGCGCCTGGCGGAGTGCGGCGAGGAGCCGGCGCGGGCCATGCAATTGGCCATGCAGGAAGCCGGTGTTTCAGCCGACAATGTGGATTACGTGAATCTGCACGGAACGTCTACGCAGCTTAACGATCGCATCGAGACGCGGGCGCTGAAGCTCGCGTTGGGAGATCGTGCGAGGTCTACTCCGATGTCGGCGCTCAAGTCCCAAATTGGGCATCCACAAGGAGCCTGTGGAGCGGCGGGGGTAGCGGCGACGGTGATCGCAATGCATCATGGCGAAATTCCGCCGACCATCAACCTCGATAATCCTGATCCCGAATGTGACTTGGACTATGTGCCGCAGCCTGGACGCAAGGCTCAGATCGAGCATGCTGTTTGTAATTGCATTGCGTTTGGCTCGAAGAACTCGGCATTGGTGCTGCGACGGCTTTGA
- a CDS encoding four helix bundle protein has product MTDFKQLKVWQKAHDLTLAIYRTTSTFPKEELYGLTSQMRRCAVSIGSNIAEGRGRDGDPDFQRFIGIAIGSTAELEYQMLVSRDLGYLNPDQYQTLLASLSEVGRMLVALRSRIRATAS; this is encoded by the coding sequence TTGACTGACTTCAAACAGCTCAAGGTTTGGCAAAAAGCTCACGATCTGACGCTCGCGATTTATCGAACGACTTCCACGTTTCCCAAAGAAGAGCTTTATGGACTGACCTCGCAGATGCGGCGTTGCGCTGTATCAATCGGTTCCAACATCGCTGAGGGTCGGGGCCGAGACGGCGATCCAGATTTTCAGCGCTTCATTGGAATTGCGATAGGTTCAACGGCGGAGCTTGAGTATCAGATGTTGGTGTCACGAGACTTGGGATATCTCAACCCCGACCAGTATCAAACGCTGCTAGCTTCACTCTCCGAAGTAGGAAGAATGCTTGTAGCTCTACGATCACGAATCAGAGCGACAGCCTCGTAA
- a CDS encoding antitoxin Xre/MbcA/ParS toxin-binding domain-containing protein yields MTALHQQLGQWLGVRPPESEQDVLDLIERQLPASSINRLVTLGVTRSEVGALVIPLRTLQHRRSRREKLTIEESDRLLRLMRVLSQTETLYGSRERALKWLRRPNPRLGNRSPFELLKTDAGSRIVEELLVQIDEGMFV; encoded by the coding sequence ATGACCGCTCTTCATCAGCAGCTTGGGCAGTGGTTGGGCGTTCGCCCTCCCGAATCGGAACAGGATGTGCTCGATCTGATTGAGCGCCAACTTCCGGCTTCCTCCATCAACCGTCTGGTGACGCTTGGTGTTACTCGCTCCGAGGTAGGCGCGCTGGTAATTCCGTTGCGCACGTTGCAGCACCGGCGCTCGCGTAGGGAGAAGCTTACGATAGAGGAGTCGGATCGCTTGCTTCGGCTCATGCGCGTTCTTTCCCAAACTGAAACTCTCTATGGATCGCGCGAACGGGCGCTGAAGTGGCTGCGCCGGCCGAATCCGCGATTGGGCAACCGCTCGCCCTTTGAGTTGTTGAAGACCGACGCCGGCAGCCGCATTGTCGAGGAACTGCTCGTTCAAATCGACGAAGGTATGTTTGTCTGA
- a CDS encoding Xaa-Pro peptidase family protein yields the protein MNLDAIQSALKERKFSAWLFYDHHHRDPIAYRVLGLRPNMMVTRRWFYLIPTEGEPQKLVHRIEAGHLDDLPGNKRSYSSWQELQRYLQEIVTPYRNLAMQYSPQNAIPYVGLVDAGTVELVRSFGVNVVSSGDLVSQFEAVLNDEQIASHFLARDAVDRITAEAFKTIGERVRNGGTHEYEMAQWILEAFRRENLISENSPIVAANSHSGDPHFEPRPDRSQPLKEGDFVLLDIWAKTKAPGACYYDITWTGFIGQNPGERQREVFEIVRDARKLGCETVRKAFADSRKIAGWEVDKAVREFIQNKGFGDQFVHRTGHNISNAIHGNGANIDNFETKDEREILPNTCFSIEPGIYLPEFGVRSEVNVLTRPGKAEVTGREQEEIVLI from the coding sequence ATGAATCTCGACGCCATTCAGTCTGCGCTCAAGGAGCGGAAGTTCAGCGCCTGGCTTTTCTACGACCATCACCATCGTGATCCTATTGCGTACCGCGTGCTCGGATTACGTCCAAACATGATGGTTACGCGGCGCTGGTTTTATTTGATTCCCACCGAAGGCGAGCCGCAAAAGCTCGTTCATCGCATTGAGGCTGGCCACCTCGATGATTTGCCCGGAAACAAGCGGAGCTATTCGTCGTGGCAGGAACTGCAGCGATACTTGCAAGAAATCGTTACGCCCTATCGCAATCTCGCGATGCAGTATTCACCGCAGAACGCGATTCCGTACGTCGGCCTTGTGGACGCAGGCACAGTGGAACTCGTGCGCAGCTTTGGAGTGAACGTTGTCAGCTCCGGCGACTTGGTAAGCCAGTTCGAAGCTGTACTTAACGACGAGCAGATCGCCAGTCACTTTCTCGCGCGTGATGCAGTCGACCGCATTACTGCAGAAGCGTTCAAGACGATTGGCGAGCGCGTCCGCAATGGCGGCACGCACGAGTACGAGATGGCCCAGTGGATCCTCGAGGCTTTTCGCCGCGAAAATCTTATTTCGGAAAACTCGCCGATCGTCGCTGCGAACTCGCATAGCGGCGATCCGCATTTTGAACCGCGCCCTGATCGTTCGCAGCCCCTGAAGGAGGGTGACTTCGTGCTGCTCGATATCTGGGCTAAGACTAAAGCGCCGGGCGCTTGCTACTACGACATCACGTGGACTGGCTTCATCGGGCAGAATCCGGGAGAGCGTCAGCGTGAGGTATTCGAAATCGTGCGCGACGCGCGCAAGTTAGGCTGCGAAACGGTGAGAAAGGCCTTCGCCGACAGCCGCAAGATCGCGGGTTGGGAGGTCGACAAGGCCGTGCGCGAGTTCATCCAAAACAAAGGCTTCGGCGATCAATTCGTGCACCGCACCGGACACAACATCAGCAATGCGATCCACGGCAACGGCGCCAACATCGATAACTTCGAAACCAAAGACGAGCGTGAGATCCTTCCCAACACCTGCTTCTCCATCGAGCCAGGAATTTACTTGCCCGAGTTTGGCGTTCGCAGCGAGGTGAATGTGCTCACGCGTCCAGGCAAGGCGGAGGTGACGGGGAGAGAGCAGGAGGAGATCGTATTGATCTAG
- a CDS encoding GxxExxY protein: protein MKHEALTEKLIGAFYALYNELGHGFLESIYQRGYAFMLKDEGLPFVEQAPVRVTHRGRDLGEFKMDLVVENLVLVELKAVKVLDASHEKQVFNYLKATSIEVGLLFNFGPRAQVRRIILENEYKLQHKAAAAIS from the coding sequence ATGAAACACGAGGCTCTGACTGAAAAGCTGATTGGCGCGTTTTATGCGCTTTACAACGAACTTGGTCATGGATTTCTGGAGAGCATTTATCAGAGGGGATACGCGTTTATGCTGAAGGACGAAGGGCTTCCATTCGTTGAGCAGGCTCCCGTCCGGGTGACGCATCGCGGTCGCGATCTGGGCGAGTTCAAGATGGATCTCGTTGTGGAAAATCTCGTACTTGTAGAACTGAAGGCCGTGAAAGTTCTAGATGCTTCGCACGAGAAACAAGTCTTCAACTATCTGAAGGCCACAAGTATCGAGGTAGGCCTCCTATTCAATTTTGGTCCCCGGGCTCAGGTCAGGCGAATCATACTTGAGAACGAATACAAGCTTCAGCACAAGGCGGCTGCTGCAATCTCCTGA
- a CDS encoding RES family NAD+ phosphorylase, whose product MSKHKELSGTGGLRAPGRWHNAGSPIVYLAETPAGALLEACVHTSANDFPPKYTLLSVRVDDQIRTEIFDGKMLRKDWIGHLDETREIGSAWLKSQRSALLLVPSALVPATSNVLLNPLHPDAARIRIDSAYEYPFDMRIKK is encoded by the coding sequence ATCAGCAAGCACAAAGAGTTGAGTGGGACCGGCGGTCTGCGTGCTCCGGGCCGCTGGCATAATGCCGGCTCACCGATCGTCTACTTGGCCGAGACTCCGGCCGGCGCACTGCTCGAAGCTTGCGTTCACACCAGCGCCAATGATTTCCCGCCGAAGTACACGTTGCTGTCGGTCCGCGTCGACGATCAGATCCGCACCGAGATCTTTGACGGCAAGATGCTGCGTAAAGACTGGATTGGTCACTTGGACGAGACGCGAGAGATTGGGTCAGCGTGGCTAAAGTCGCAACGCTCGGCCCTGCTGCTCGTGCCTAGTGCGCTGGTGCCGGCAACATCCAATGTGCTGCTCAATCCGCTGCATCCAGACGCAGCGCGAATCCGCATTGATTCCGCGTATGAGTATCCATTTGATATGAGGATTAAGAAGTAG
- the era gene encoding GTPase Era, protein MSFRSGFVSIIGRPNAGKSTLLNALVGEKVAIVTHKPQTTRHRIQGYVNVKGGKGRPPGQIVLIDTPGVHKPDSPLGSRMMREVNAALEERDVVLLIVDATQPFGKGDQFVIELLDKVSSPVILLLNKIDVIEKPKLLEIIDRYSKLRDFAEIIPISATKRKGLDELIDAVIKRLPEGPRYFDKDQITDQPERALVAEMIRERVLIETGQEVPYATAVKIERFEEGDKLTRIAAAIYCEREGQKAILIGKGGAMLKRIGTSARKQIERLVGTKVFLELFVKVRENWRSSEAALDDLDWRNEVGSLGKTKS, encoded by the coding sequence ATGTCCTTTAGATCCGGCTTTGTTTCCATCATCGGTCGTCCCAATGCGGGAAAGTCTACGTTGCTCAACGCACTGGTAGGCGAGAAGGTGGCGATTGTTACGCATAAGCCGCAGACTACGCGGCATCGCATTCAGGGCTACGTCAACGTGAAGGGTGGGAAGGGAAGACCACCCGGACAGATTGTGCTGATCGACACCCCGGGAGTGCACAAGCCCGACTCGCCACTCGGCAGCCGCATGATGCGGGAGGTGAATGCCGCGCTCGAAGAACGCGATGTGGTTCTGCTGATCGTCGACGCCACGCAGCCGTTCGGCAAAGGCGATCAGTTTGTTATCGAGTTGCTCGATAAGGTCAGCTCGCCCGTGATCTTGCTGTTGAACAAGATTGATGTGATCGAGAAGCCAAAGCTACTGGAGATTATCGATCGCTACTCCAAGCTGCGTGACTTTGCAGAGATCATCCCCATCTCGGCCACGAAGCGCAAAGGATTAGACGAGTTGATTGATGCAGTCATCAAGAGATTGCCTGAAGGTCCGCGCTACTTCGACAAAGATCAGATCACAGACCAACCAGAACGAGCGCTCGTGGCGGAGATGATTCGCGAGCGCGTGCTGATTGAGACGGGCCAGGAAGTGCCATACGCCACTGCGGTGAAGATCGAGCGGTTCGAAGAAGGAGACAAGCTAACCCGCATCGCCGCGGCTATCTATTGCGAACGCGAAGGGCAGAAGGCGATCCTTATCGGGAAGGGTGGGGCGATGCTCAAGCGCATCGGAACATCGGCGCGCAAACAGATCGAACGCTTGGTGGGAACGAAGGTATTTCTCGAGTTGTTCGTGAAGGTCCGCGAGAACTGGCGAAGCTCTGAGGCAGCGCTGGATGATCTGGACTGGCGGAATGAAGTGGGGAGTTTGGGGAAGACCAAAAGCTAG
- a CDS encoding GntG family PLP-dependent aldolase — MTKTATQLLEPQERTTKSVIDLRSDTVTRPTAAMRKAMAEAEVGDDVYGEDPTVNRLEASAARIFQREAALFVPTGTMGNQIAIKVHTRPGQEIICEERAHILDWEMGMPALFSGCVLRTLRGDDGILTWAEIKKKIPSYSYARAQTGLIEIENTHNMAGGTVSPVEVMEEVCNAAHDRGIPVHLDGARVFNAAVALKMPVADVTHKFDSVMFCLSKGLGAPVGSMLVGSRSFIDQARSVRKALGGGMRQAGVLAAAGLIALEEMPKRLHEDHANARLLADALAKIPTLGINPEKVKTNIVIFDVSATGMTSDEILRRLRDQNVIGSAVSDSIVRLLTHMDVTRADCEQAAEIIRKVCG, encoded by the coding sequence ATGACTAAGACCGCCACTCAACTGCTCGAACCTCAAGAGCGCACAACCAAATCCGTAATCGACCTACGCAGCGACACCGTGACGCGTCCTACGGCGGCTATGCGCAAAGCCATGGCCGAAGCCGAAGTCGGCGACGACGTCTATGGCGAAGATCCCACCGTGAATCGCCTGGAAGCTAGCGCCGCCCGCATCTTCCAGCGCGAAGCCGCGCTCTTCGTCCCGACCGGCACCATGGGTAATCAGATCGCGATTAAGGTGCACACTCGCCCCGGGCAGGAGATCATCTGCGAAGAGCGCGCTCACATCCTCGACTGGGAGATGGGCATGCCCGCTCTCTTCTCCGGATGCGTCCTGCGTACGCTCCGTGGCGACGACGGCATCCTCACCTGGGCGGAGATCAAGAAGAAAATTCCGTCCTACAGCTACGCCCGCGCGCAGACCGGTCTTATCGAAATCGAAAATACCCACAACATGGCCGGAGGCACGGTCAGTCCAGTCGAGGTAATGGAAGAAGTCTGCAACGCCGCCCACGATCGCGGAATCCCCGTGCACCTCGACGGCGCCCGCGTCTTCAACGCTGCAGTCGCGCTGAAGATGCCTGTAGCCGACGTGACGCACAAGTTTGATTCAGTAATGTTCTGTCTCTCAAAGGGCCTGGGAGCGCCGGTTGGTTCCATGCTGGTAGGCAGCCGCAGCTTCATCGACCAGGCACGCTCAGTCCGCAAAGCACTGGGCGGCGGCATGCGTCAGGCAGGAGTTCTCGCCGCAGCCGGCCTGATCGCGCTCGAAGAAATGCCGAAGCGCCTCCACGAAGACCATGCCAACGCAAGACTCCTCGCAGACGCTCTCGCTAAGATTCCCACATTAGGAATTAACCCCGAAAAGGTGAAGACCAATATCGTCATCTTCGACGTAAGCGCAACCGGAATGACCTCCGACGAGATTCTCCGCCGCCTGCGCGATCAGAACGTGATCGGCAGCGCAGTAAGCGATTCGATCGTTCGGCTATTGACGCACATGGATGTAACCCGCGCCGATTGCGAACAGGCTGCAGAGATCATTCGGAAAGTGTGCGGCTGA
- a CDS encoding response regulator has protein sequence MPTDKKFSILVVDDERAVLTTYGLILSRKGYDVETAISSVEAIQALNRRDFDLLLCDYSLEQEHTGFEVIDYGRKKQASTKAAILTGYASRETAEQARKDGIAILYKPIDIEEFFTTIDKLLREEYDPLENNEEESGLNPRTAEEGSSAEGSTQPGTGRRSRTRAI, from the coding sequence GTGCCGACCGACAAGAAATTCTCGATTCTCGTAGTGGACGATGAGCGCGCGGTGCTCACCACCTACGGTCTGATCCTGTCGCGCAAGGGATACGACGTCGAAACTGCGATCTCGTCTGTGGAGGCAATCCAGGCGCTGAATCGCCGCGATTTCGACCTGCTGCTCTGCGACTATTCCCTGGAACAGGAGCACACCGGCTTTGAGGTCATCGACTACGGGCGGAAGAAGCAGGCAAGCACCAAGGCCGCCATTCTCACCGGATACGCAAGCAGAGAGACCGCCGAGCAAGCGCGAAAAGATGGCATTGCCATTCTGTACAAGCCAATCGACATTGAAGAGTTCTTTACGACGATCGATAAACTTTTGAGAGAAGAGTATGACCCCCTCGAAAACAACGAAGAAGAAAGCGGGCTCAATCCCCGCACGGCCGAAGAAGGAAGCAGCGCGGAAGGAAGTACACAGCCTGGAACCGGTCGACGCTCCCGCACTCGGGCAATCTAA